A region of Clostridium acetobutylicum ATCC 824 DNA encodes the following proteins:
- a CDS encoding Asp23/Gls24 family envelope stress response protein: protein MAEELKNIDMGIVKISDEVVCVIAGLAASEIKGVVGMSSGIVGGITKILSGKKNLTKGVKVNVGEESASIDLYVVIEYGLRIPDVAVKVQENVKTTVESLTGLNVSAVNVFVQNVAFSNKQQETEEIEEDN from the coding sequence ATGGCAGAGGAACTTAAGAATATAGACATGGGTATAGTTAAAATATCCGATGAAGTGGTTTGTGTTATTGCAGGACTTGCCGCATCCGAGATTAAGGGTGTAGTTGGTATGAGCTCAGGAATAGTTGGTGGAATAACTAAGATACTTAGCGGTAAGAAGAATTTAACTAAGGGTGTTAAAGTAAATGTAGGAGAAGAAAGCGCTTCCATAGACCTTTATGTTGTAATAGAATATGGCTTAAGAATACCAGATGTTGCAGTTAAGGTTCAAGAGAATGTTAAAACAACTGTTGAGAGTTTAACTGGACTCAATGTTTCAGCAGTAAATGTTTTTGTTCAAAATGTGGCTTTTTCTAATAAACAGCAGGAAACGGAAGAAATAGAAGAAGATAATTAA